From Hydra vulgaris chromosome 15, alternate assembly HydraT2T_AEP, one genomic window encodes:
- the LOC136091753 gene encoding E3 SUMO-protein ligase ZBED1-like, with protein sequence MAAATNESNVSVKHLTGKLSKHFVFKLNADGKVDEGDKIYCVHCNKQFAFRGSNTSLTYHLQHKHPLKYQQVVDSERKMTPQTISFTNLFTCQSNKPVSEKVSADLKVVIAHWIASSGRPTVIVEDAGLEAVLRIALQNQTYTLSSRRTIDTVIGEIESYCGITGHWIDSEWKLTSVAIACINVEERHTADNVASFYEEFAATWNIAEKISCIVRNSARNVVAAIGRTDYSHIPCIAHCLQLSILAGLKAADSSPILAKCRHLVRHFKRSSRNTSELKASQASTSNRSDDVKFHKLQQDVATRWNRTYLTLARLLEVKDAIKQHHIDHPENYTGDKLKELDWEKMSKFVSVLVSIYLGPLADATEYTGSEQYATCSAVLPLEAFLRRLLRVNDDDPGYIARFKSATLNDFSGRIENIDALPTLQMAVALDPRYKKLGCLSREKREAVWTILSNAFRVYCNQRQRAERETTTSTSEASEPVRMKMKLTLLVNDSELQSSSDESQTVHGSLAELTRYQEEGVIPETENPLMWWQLNRHHYPNLSSFVQTILCVPATSVPCERLFSSSGYIVNKLRACLLPENVNVLVCLRDWLK encoded by the exons ATGGCTGCGGCAACTAATGAAAGCAACGTTTCTGTCAAACATTTAACTGGAAAGTTAAGCAAgcattttgttttcaagttGAATGCTGATGGTAAAGTAGACGAAGGTGACAAAATATACTGCGTTCACTGCAATAAACAGTTTGCTTTCCGTGGCTCAAACACATCGCTGACTTATCACCTTCAGCACAAGCATCCTCTGAAATATCAACAGGTTGTCGACAGTGAACGTAAGATGACCCCTCAGACAATATCATTCACCAATTTATTTACGTGTCAGTCAAATAAGCCTGTCAGTGAAAAGGTCTCTGCCGACCTGAAGGTGGTAATAGCTCATTGGATTGCCAGTTCTGGACGTCCAACAGTAATTGTAGAAGATGCTGGACTAGAGGCGGTGCTTCGTATTGCCCTTCAAAACCAGACTTATACTTTGTCCAGTCGCCGTACAATCGACACTGTCATTGGAGAGAT TGAATCGTACTGTGGGATAACAGGTCATTGGATTGATTCTGAGTGGAAACTGACGTCTGTCGCTATAGCTTGCATAAATGTTGAAGAAAGGCACACTGCTGATAATGTTGCCAGTTTCTATGAAGAGTTTGCCGCAACGTGGAACATTGCTGAAAAAATTAGCTGTATCGTAAGGAACAGTGCACGAAATGTGGTTGCTGCTATAGGACGGACGGATTACAGCCATATACCGTGTATTGCACACTGTCTTCAACTGAGCATACTAGCAGGTTTGAAAGCAGCTGATTCATCTCCTATTCTGGCTAAATGTCGACACCTAGTTAGACATTTTAAGCGCAGTTCAAGGAATACATCAGAGCTAAAGGCCAGCCAGGCCAGTACCTCTAACAGGTCTGACGATGTGAAGTTTCACAAATTGCAGCAGGATGTAGCTACGCGGTGGAACAGAACCTACCTAACGTTAGCCAGATTGCTGGAAGTGAAAGATGCCATTAAGCAGCATCATATTGACCATCCCGAGAATTACACTGGAGATAAACTAAAGGAGTTGGACTGGGagaaaatgtcaaaatttgtcTCGGTATTGGTCAGTATTTATCTCGGTCCACTTGCAGATGCTACTGAGTATACTGGTAGTGAACAGTATGCTACATGTTCGGCTGTACTTCCGTTAGAAGCATTTTTGCGCAGACTTCTGCGGGTTAATGATGACGATCCAGGGTATATAGCACGTTTCAAATCTGCAACACTAAATGACTTCTCAGGTCGCATTGAAAACATTGATGCATTGCCAACGTTGCAAATGGCTGTGGCATTAGACCCACGTTACAAGAAACTCGGCTGTCTCTCAAGAGAGAAACGTGAAGCAGTTTGGACAATACTTTCTAATGCATTTCGGGTGTACTGTAACCAAAGACAGAGAGCTGAACGTGAAACTACTACCAGCACTAGCGAGGCATCAGAACCTGTGCGTATGAAAATGAAACTTACTCTGTTGGTCAACGACTCGGAATTGCAATCCTCATCAGATGAATCACAAACAGTACATGGCTCACTGGCTGAGCTTACACGATATCAAGAAGAAGGTGTAATTCCAGAAACTGAGAATCCCCTCATGTGGTGGCAACTGAACAGGCATCATTACCCTAACCTGAGCAGTTTTGTGCAGACAATTCTATGTGTACCTGCCACTTCTGTTCCTTGTGAAAGACTGTTTAGTTCGTCAGGGTACATTGTCAACAAACTGCGAGCTTGTCTACTTCCAGAAAACGTTAACGTTCTCGTTTGTTTACGTGACTGGCTAAAGTGA